One segment of Bacillus alkalisoli DNA contains the following:
- a CDS encoding tetratricopeptide repeat protein, with protein MKDNNAIGIEFFKQGKYEEAIKAFTEEIEQNPKNAVAYVNFGNVLNTVGETARAIKFYEKAIEIDENAASAYYSLGNTYFEQENIHKAKENFELAMKKGLEDSDTFFMLGMTMLRFEQPKLALPYFQRAVELNENDAEARFQFGLCLAGQGMLNETIEQMDHVLALDENHADAHYNLGVAYAYKENREKALHHLDQAVEIQPDHILAAHARKVISEN; from the coding sequence ATGAAAGACAACAACGCAATCGGAATAGAATTTTTCAAACAAGGAAAATACGAAGAAGCAATCAAAGCATTCACCGAAGAAATAGAACAAAATCCGAAAAACGCAGTAGCATACGTCAACTTCGGAAACGTTTTAAATACAGTAGGTGAGACAGCAAGAGCAATCAAATTTTATGAAAAAGCGATCGAAATCGACGAAAATGCTGCATCTGCATACTACAGTTTAGGAAATACATACTTCGAACAAGAAAACATTCATAAAGCAAAAGAAAACTTTGAACTAGCGATGAAAAAAGGTCTAGAAGACAGCGACACGTTTTTTATGTTAGGAATGACAATGCTTAGGTTCGAACAACCAAAGCTTGCACTACCTTATTTTCAACGTGCGGTAGAGTTGAACGAAAACGACGCTGAAGCACGATTTCAATTTGGTTTATGCTTAGCCGGGCAAGGCATGTTAAACGAAACAATTGAACAAATGGATCATGTACTAGCTTTAGATGAAAACCATGCAGATGCCCACTATAATTTAGGCGTTGCTTATGCTTATAAAGAAAATAGAGAAAAAGCATTACACCACTTAGACCAAGCAGTAGAAATTCAACCAGATCATATTTTAGCCGCTCATGCGAGAAAAGTAATTTCGGAAAACTAG
- a CDS encoding cysteine desulfurase family protein, with translation MMPIYLDHAATSPMHPAVVEAMIPVMKEAFGNPSSIHSFGRRSRHLVDEARLAAATAIGAKETEIIFTSGGTEADNLAIIGVARANKHKGNHIITTQVEHHAVLHTCERLEKDGFDVTYLPVDETGRISINDLETALTADTILVTVMFGNNEVGTIQPIQEIGTLLKEHQAYFHTDAVQAFGLERINVQELGIDFLSMSGHKINGPKGIGLLYAKTGANFHSLTFGGEQERKRRAGTESVPSIVGLQTAIEMSIEESNSKRDLYKKFKLLMQRIWEEEGVEFSINGNGAHTLPHVMNVYFPGTNVESFLVNMDMAGLSVSSGSACTAGSIDPSHVLVAMFGKDSDKIASSIRFSFGLGNNEEQIEKAARETAKIVKRLARKK, from the coding sequence CTGATGCCAATTTATTTAGATCATGCTGCTACTTCTCCTATGCATCCAGCTGTGGTGGAAGCGATGATTCCTGTAATGAAAGAAGCATTCGGAAATCCTTCCAGCATCCATTCATTCGGTCGACGAAGCCGTCATTTAGTAGATGAAGCAAGACTTGCAGCTGCTACAGCAATAGGAGCAAAAGAAACAGAAATTATTTTTACGAGCGGTGGTACAGAAGCAGACAACTTGGCCATTATTGGAGTAGCCCGCGCAAACAAACATAAGGGTAACCATATCATCACAACTCAAGTGGAGCACCATGCAGTGCTTCATACGTGTGAACGATTAGAAAAAGATGGTTTCGATGTAACGTATTTACCAGTAGATGAGACTGGTAGAATTTCTATAAATGATCTTGAAACTGCACTAACTGCTGACACGATTTTAGTCACGGTAATGTTCGGGAATAATGAAGTAGGAACAATACAGCCAATTCAAGAGATTGGTACATTACTAAAAGAACACCAAGCCTATTTCCATACAGATGCTGTACAAGCATTTGGATTAGAACGAATAAATGTCCAAGAACTTGGAATTGACTTTTTATCTATGTCAGGACATAAAATAAATGGTCCAAAAGGTATCGGCCTTCTTTATGCCAAAACTGGTGCAAACTTTCATTCTCTAACTTTTGGAGGAGAGCAAGAGCGCAAACGTCGTGCAGGTACAGAGAGTGTGCCAAGCATTGTTGGATTGCAAACAGCAATTGAAATGTCGATAGAAGAGTCTAACTCAAAACGGGACCTTTATAAAAAATTCAAGCTGCTGATGCAAAGAATTTGGGAAGAAGAAGGCGTTGAATTTTCTATAAATGGGAACGGTGCCCATACATTACCACACGTAATGAACGTTTACTTCCCCGGAACGAATGTTGAATCGTTTCTAGTAAATATGGATATGGCTGGCCTTTCTGTTTCAAGCGGCTCTGCTTGTACAGCGGGTTCTATCGATCCATCACATGTACTTGTTGCGATGTTTGGAAAAGATTCCGATAAAATTGCCTCTTCCATACGATTTAGTTTTGGACTTGGTAATAACGAGGAACAAATAGAAAAAGCAGCGAGAGAAACAGCAAAGATAGTGAAAAGATTAGCAAGAAAGAAATGA
- a CDS encoding replication-associated recombination protein A, translating into MSKKPLAFQMRPKTIEEIVGQDHLVGEGKIIHRMVKAKHLSSMILYGPPGIGKTSIATAIAGSTNYAFRTLNAVVHNKKDMEIVVQEAKMSGGIILILDEVHRLDKGKQDFLLPHLESGLVTLIGATTSNPYHAINPAIRSRCQIFELKPLFPDQIKEVLYRALKDTSRGLGEYNVIITDDALNHLATACGGDVRSALNALELAVISTTNDKSEAEITLNIVEECLQKKSFYHDKDGDGHYDVLSAFQKSIRGSDVDAAIHYLARLIEAGDLTSIGRRLLIIAYEDIGLASPQAGSRTLAAIESAERVGFPEARIPLANAVVELCLSPKSNSAYKALDQALADIRSGHVGEIPLHLKDAHYKGAKDLGRGVEYQYPHDFEGGWVKQQYLPDLLKAKKYYVPKQSGQEKSFHAIYEKLEELKKK; encoded by the coding sequence ATGAGTAAAAAACCGTTAGCATTTCAGATGCGACCGAAGACGATAGAGGAAATTGTTGGACAAGACCATCTTGTTGGAGAAGGAAAAATCATTCATCGAATGGTAAAAGCAAAACATTTATCATCCATGATATTATATGGCCCTCCAGGTATAGGGAAAACTTCAATAGCCACAGCGATTGCAGGCAGTACGAATTACGCTTTTCGAACATTAAATGCTGTTGTTCATAATAAGAAAGATATGGAGATAGTTGTACAAGAAGCAAAAATGTCTGGTGGAATCATACTGATTTTGGATGAAGTTCATAGACTTGATAAAGGAAAACAAGACTTTTTGCTTCCTCATTTAGAGAGTGGATTAGTTACGTTAATCGGGGCAACTACTAGTAATCCTTATCATGCCATTAACCCAGCCATTCGAAGCAGATGTCAAATATTCGAATTAAAGCCTCTTTTTCCTGATCAAATTAAGGAAGTTTTATATAGAGCTTTGAAAGATACCTCCAGAGGGCTTGGTGAGTATAACGTTATCATCACGGATGATGCGCTAAACCATTTAGCTACCGCATGCGGAGGAGACGTCAGGTCGGCATTAAATGCGTTGGAACTTGCGGTGATTTCTACTACAAATGACAAGAGTGAAGCAGAAATCACGTTAAATATTGTGGAAGAATGTTTGCAAAAGAAAAGCTTTTACCATGATAAAGATGGTGACGGTCATTACGATGTATTGTCTGCATTTCAAAAGTCGATCCGCGGAAGCGATGTGGATGCAGCCATTCATTACTTAGCAAGACTAATTGAAGCTGGCGACTTAACTAGTATTGGGCGAAGGCTTCTTATTATCGCGTATGAAGACATTGGTTTGGCAAGTCCGCAAGCTGGTTCACGAACATTGGCTGCCATTGAATCAGCGGAACGTGTTGGTTTTCCAGAAGCAAGAATACCTTTAGCAAATGCAGTAGTTGAATTATGTTTGTCTCCAAAATCAAACTCTGCCTACAAAGCGTTAGATCAAGCTCTAGCAGATATTCGTTCAGGACATGTTGGAGAAATCCCTTTACATTTAAAAGATGCTCATTATAAAGGAGCGAAAGATTTAGGTCGAGGTGTAGAGTATCAATACCCTCATGATTTTGAAGGTGGCTGGGTAAAGCAGCAATATTTACCTGACTTATTGAAAGCAAAGAAATACTATGTGCCAAAACAATCAGGTCAAGAAAAGAGCTTCCATGCTATTTACGAAAAATTAGAAGAATTGAAAAAGAAATAA
- the mnmA gene encoding tRNA 2-thiouridine(34) synthase MnmA, producing the protein MKKENKDIRVVIGMSGGVDSSVAALLLKEQGYEVIGIFMKNWDDTDENGVCTATEDYNDVIRVCNQIGIPYYAVNFEKQYWDKVFQYFLDEYKAGRTPNPDVMCNKEIKFKAFLEHAMELGADYLATGHYAQVEFRDGEYKMLRGLDENKDQTYFLNQLGQEQLSKVMFPIGNIEKKRVREIAKEAGLATATKKDSTGICFIGERNFKEFLSGYLPAQPGDMVTMDGEVKGKHDGLMYYTIGQRQGLGIGGSGEPWFVVGKDLKKNVLYVGQGFENELLYSDSIIGVEMSWVSDNKPEGEFACTAKFRYRQQDNPVRVTAIGDGKVKVVFDEPIRAITPGQAVVFYKGDECLGGGTIDQVFKNNEKLTYLG; encoded by the coding sequence ATGAAGAAAGAAAATAAAGATATACGCGTTGTTATTGGTATGTCAGGTGGAGTAGATTCATCCGTAGCAGCTCTTCTTTTAAAAGAACAAGGGTACGAAGTTATCGGTATTTTCATGAAAAACTGGGACGACACAGATGAAAATGGCGTTTGTACTGCAACTGAAGATTACAACGATGTTATTCGTGTATGTAATCAAATTGGTATCCCATATTATGCAGTCAACTTTGAAAAACAATATTGGGACAAAGTGTTTCAATATTTCTTAGATGAGTATAAAGCAGGAAGAACACCAAATCCTGACGTTATGTGTAACAAAGAAATTAAGTTTAAAGCATTTTTAGAACACGCAATGGAACTTGGTGCAGACTATTTAGCAACAGGTCATTACGCACAAGTTGAATTCCGTGATGGTGAATATAAAATGCTAAGAGGTTTAGATGAAAATAAAGATCAAACGTATTTCTTAAACCAACTAGGACAAGAACAACTATCGAAAGTTATGTTCCCAATCGGCAATATTGAAAAGAAGCGCGTTCGTGAAATTGCAAAAGAAGCAGGTCTTGCTACAGCAACTAAAAAAGATAGCACAGGCATTTGCTTTATCGGAGAGCGTAATTTCAAAGAGTTTTTAAGTGGCTACCTTCCAGCACAACCAGGCGACATGGTTACGATGGATGGAGAAGTAAAAGGAAAACATGACGGTTTAATGTACTACACAATTGGCCAACGTCAAGGACTTGGTATTGGTGGAAGTGGTGAACCATGGTTTGTTGTTGGAAAAGACTTAAAGAAGAACGTGCTGTATGTTGGTCAAGGTTTTGAAAATGAACTACTTTATTCCGATTCAATCATCGGTGTAGAAATGAGTTGGGTATCAGATAACAAACCTGAAGGAGAATTTGCTTGTACAGCAAAGTTTCGCTATCGCCAACAAGATAACCCTGTGCGTGTAACAGCTATTGGAGATGGAAAAGTGAAAGTAGTGTTCGACGAACCTATCCGCGCCATTACACCAGGACAAGCAGTAGTATTCTATAAAGGCGACGAATGCCTAGGCGGCGGCACCATCGACCAAGTATTCAAAAACAACGAGAAATTAACGTATTTAGGTTAA
- the cymR gene encoding cysteine metabolism transcriptional regulator CymR, whose translation MKISTKGRYGLTIMIELAKNVGEGPLSLKSIAQTHDLSEHYLEQLIAPLRNAGLVKSIRGAYGGYILADEPSKITAGDIIRVLEGPISPVEVLDDEEPAKRELWIRIRDAVKEVLDNTTLEDLANHSGGDQEAYMFYI comes from the coding sequence ATGAAGATTTCAACTAAAGGTAGATATGGATTAACGATTATGATTGAGTTAGCTAAAAATGTTGGGGAAGGGCCATTGTCTTTAAAGTCAATTGCTCAAACACATGACCTATCTGAGCACTATTTAGAGCAATTAATCGCGCCTCTTCGAAATGCGGGACTTGTAAAAAGTATTCGCGGTGCATATGGTGGATATATTTTAGCTGATGAGCCAAGCAAAATTACAGCTGGAGATATTATTCGAGTATTAGAAGGGCCAATTAGTCCTGTTGAAGTTTTAGATGACGAAGAGCCAGCAAAGCGCGAACTTTGGATACGTATTCGCGACGCTGTAAAAGAAGTGTTAGACAACACAACACTAGAAGATCTAGCTAATCACTCAGGCGGAGACCAAGAAGCATACATGTTCTACATCTAA